The Zonotrichia albicollis isolate bZonAlb1 chromosome 21, bZonAlb1.hap1, whole genome shotgun sequence genome segment CCAACGGTTGGCTCCTCTCAGTCACGATCCCTACACAGGGCGAGTTTTAATTGCTTAATTGACGCAGGTACTATCATTTCTTAAACCGAGCACGGCCTGAGGCAGCTTCCCTGCATCCAGTACCTGGCTGGCATCAGCCTGCTGGCAGACCTTACTGTCTGTAGCAGCGCTACACGTGAACGAATCGAAGTCCACCGTTATGTCTTGCACGTTTCTTTCATTGGCATTGTCAAAGCTGTTTTTACCGTGCAGCTGTTTGAGGTGTTTCCTCAGAACGGGCTTATGCGCAAAGACCATGTCACAGTAGTTACACTTGTGGGGCTTGTCCCCACTGTGCAGGTTGAGGTGGTCCTGTAAGGAACACTTCTGAGAGAACGTTTTCCCACAGATCTTACACTGGAATGGTTTGATGCCTGCGTGCACTCTCATGTGCCGGTGGAGATTGCCCTTCTGAGTGAACGTCTTGCCACAGAGCAGACACATGAATAGTTTATGCATCTTTAAGTGGTTAGCATAGTTTTCCAGATGCCGAAAtactcttgtgcactttggacACTGATGGTGCCACTGGAGGCCTTTGTCTATCCCTCGGTTGTTAGGCCCAAACATATCTTTAGAGGCCAGGATGATGTTATCGCTGCCGGCGTACGAAAGGGCATAGTTGTGGAGGTGGTTTTGCTCTATTTCACTTGCTCTGTTCTCAACAGTGGAGTTGATAAGAAAGTGTTGAGGCTCTGAGGAATGCAGCGCAGTTTGCTCAGAAGAAATAAACTGATTCTGATCCTTCTTATTCCTAACTTCTGATACCTCCCCAATGGACTCCACCTTGATGATCTGGATATCGCTATCCTCCATGTCCATGCTGTCTTCTGAAGGCTGAATACAAGGCGAGTCCTGCTGCAGAGAGTCATCgtctccctgctgctccttcagctccgAAGAGTCGCTTTGCTGTTCGCACTCCTTGCTCTCCAGCGGCTGCTTGGGTTTGATGAACTTccacagggcctgggtgcagcgCTCCACGATGTGGCTCATCTGCAGGAAGCTCGCAGCAGTCAGGTAGTTCACCAGCTCCATTTCAGGGAACTCCAGAGTGCCACTGTAGCaagagaggagcagctgcctccccaCTTCTGAACTCTGCAGGATGGAGATTTTTACATCTCTGGAGTCGTTCAGTAAGAACTGATCTCTTAAAAAAGGAGAGCCAGCAGCAAAGACAATTTTATGCCCGTGAACTTCAACATCATCTATATGGACCACGACATCACAAAACTTGTTTTCTTCCCTCAGTTTGTTCATTTTCTGTAACATTGAATCTCCATAGTTGTCAAACTTGAAATGAAGAATATCTGATCTTTCTGACATTTTGGCACACCTAAGGAAAAGCAccagagaaaaaaccaaacaatgaGTACTTCTTGTTTTCTAAAATGTAGGTTAGAAAGATTTAAAGTAATAATATAAAGTGGATGTTTATCAGCCATTATGTATTTTATCCTAGGTACACACTGAAGTCCACTACAAGTAAGAAAAAATTCAAGTTTACATCTCATATTACAACAacttttacctttttttaatgtaatgaAGCCTGAATATTAAGTGGAGGTGCTATGACCAAAATTCTCCTAAAGCAATATCCTAAAGAGTTAGGATGTAAAGGGAAACTCTATTTTCAGCAAGCTTTGGGTTTTGCAGCACTGGGTTGAACACATTAGATTGTCTTTTGAGTTCTCCTGCaggagttggttttttttgtgttgttttggcTTTTCCTAAGATTACAGTAAAAAATCTTCACAATGGCCTCCGCTAGGCTCCCTGTCTGGAATACCTGGGGAATAAAGGAAGCCTTGTGTCTAGTCCTGTTCTTTGGAAGATCACTTCTCTAGGAAGTTTGTTCTTGTTTTGATAGGACTTGGAATGAAGAACAGCAGATCTTCCATAAACCAAACACCGTTCTTTTGTCTTGCAACAGTTGCATAACAATTTATAAGACTACACTGATTCTGGATGCAATACTGCTCACACAATCCTGCCAAAGCACTAGGATTGCAGGAAGTGAAGAAATAACAGGAGACTAAATGATGCAAGATTTGGTCAGATAAAattacaaaacaaagcaaaacttgCACCTCCCCACTATTACAATCACCACATAAAGCTCgaaaggaagctttgaagtttaTAGATAAAAGCAGATACTGCTCTCTTGGGGCATGAAGTGTCAGCTGAGTGTACACACAAGAATGGCATTGTGCCCACACGAGACAACTATTCAAAGAATATTTTTGGAAGCATCTGCCAATAATCAGGGCTTTTTCAGTTTGCAGCTCATACAGCATTTGGAGACACGACCTCCTCATTGATCACCCCCATCAAGCATATCTTCCAGTGTATGGCATGCAAAAATTAGGATTTCAGAAGACTTCAAAAACCAGGAACCAGGGAAAGTTTGGAAGCAGGGGGGCGCATCGTTCTGCACTACAACCAGTTCTGCTGAACCTGCAGAACCCAGTCTCTCAGTCACCTTCAGCACTGCCTGACCGACCCCATATCTAGGGCTGAAAGCTTAATTTTAAGAGGCAACAGCCTTTGGCAAATATAAACGACAGGAACAGATCATCCTGAGAGACCTTCAGTGAATTTTACACATTATCAAATtggttctttttgtgttttgtctGGACAGTGATGAGGGAAGTCCAATTGTGGGTCTGTTTTTTCCACCTTGGAAATTCATACAATACGAATGCAGTTAAAGCACCCACGCTAAAGTTACACTGTGCTGTTAACCACAGCTATTCCAGCCATTCAGCCCATCtttggcagattgcaagagccacatCGTGAGAAACTGTACATCGAAAAGTTGTGACTTGCCTTAGCACACGTTGAGTTTCAACTACCACTGATCTCCAAGAGAAAAGAGCACTGTATGAATCCCAAGCCCGTTATCTCGGGGGGTGGCAGACCAAGGCAAGCTCCCGTCGGACGCGCAGGGCTCCCCGTAGGAAGCACGTGCTTCCTCGGCCTTTACCGACCGCGCATCGGCCCGGCCCCCGCATCCCGGGGCCCGGGAAAAGAATAttgcagcccagctcagccaggagcCCGCGCAGCATCCCCTAACAATGTGAACGCGGTGCCCTTTGCGAGAGCGGGAGAAGCCGCTGTCCGCGCCAGGCCCGGCCCCGCGGGAGGAACGGAGGGAAGGGGCAGGTACCTGTAGCGTCGGGCCGCGTCCCCGCGCTGGCACCCGCGGCCGCTCCTGCCTCCGGCTACGGACCTAGAGAGGGGAGGAGACCCGCCGTGAGCCGCCGCCCcagcgccgggccgggcccggccgcccgccgcgccccccgggcggccccgcgccccgccgcgcccccggccgggccgggccgccctCCGAGCGCGGCCTGCGGGGGCAGCGGGAGCCGCGGGCCGCTCCGCGCCGCGCTCCGGGGCCGCCGCCCGCGCCCCGCCGGCCCGCCGGGACCTACAGGCGCCACCGCAGCCCAGCACCGCGACTCGGAACCGCATTGTCCGCCCGCCGGAAGAGCCGCGCCCGGAAGGACCGGCGGGGCCGCCCCTCCGCCCGGTCACgtggggcggcggcggcccaggcccggcaccgggagcggcggcggcggcggcggccggggtaGGTGCGGTTCGCGCTGTCCGCCCCGTCCCCGCGCGCTCCCGCCGCGCtgccccgccgccgctccctcCCGGTGTGCGGGAGCCGGGGGCCGCCCTGCGCTCCGCTGCCGCCGGGTCCCTCCCTCGCCCCCGGGGCCGCGTCCCCCGCCCGGCGCGATGCCTCCCCGTCCCCTCTGCCTCAAGGGCCGCGGCCTCGGCGGCAACGGGGCCGTGACACCGCCCCGGGTCCCGCagggccgggcccggcgcccCGCCTGCCCCAGGACTCGGCCCGGCCCGTCCTCCCCAGGCGCGGgtgttggggacagggacccccccgCCCCGGAGCGCGTCCCGGGCTTCCCCCGCATCCACCCCGGGCGGCGCGGGGCTGACACCGAGGGACCGGCCGGGCACCGCTTTCCCTCTCCGGGTCGCGGGGTGTCGGTTGTTGCCTGTCGCTTCCAGGTGGATCCCAAACTGTGGCATTTCGTTGCGTGCAGGAATCTTTATTTGGTTCATGTACCATAACTTCTGTGGTTTTTGCGGGTTTTATCCTTCTTCTTGTCAAGGAAATGCTTCTTTCAGTTCAAATGTCCCCAGTAGATAATTTTTAAGGACTGGTTTTGTCTGTTAGGAGTGAAAATTAAGTACAAACAGATTGTGCGAAGCTGGTTTAAAAACACTTATCTGCAAAATTTAAGTGGAAATGGAATTTCTGGAAGTAAAGTTGGTGGTTTATGTCTGTGTAGATTTGCCTGATTGTTTTgggggagagaaggagaagTAGATAAAGTATTCAGAAGAGGtttggagagaaggaaaaaatcgTGTGAGAGGTTGGCAGAGGAAAAAGGTTGTGTTTATTTCTTGAATACAGGCTGGAGAGCAGGTAGGGCGTAGAGGTATGGCTTGATCTGTGTTTCAGATTTTGTTTTACTTACAGGTTCTGTTAAAGCCCAACTCGATAGGATTTCTGAGACTTTTGGCTACTTAGAAAACATGTTATTACAGGAGCTGCCCACTGCTGTTTGACTTGCAGAAATGCTGTATTCTTTTTAAAGGCCTCTACTTAAAAGGTCAAGGACCTGGGCAAACTTATTTTTGTGTACACGGTAAACAAATTAACTAGTGGAGCTTGGCATAGGGGTTTCCTTCCAATTTCCAGCCCTAAGTGCAGGCAGTGTTAGTAGCACACACCAAATGTAACTCCTTTTTTCTTGCTTCTTCCACAGCGTATTTTTAACGCGCTCTGGTTGTCTGGTGAGCGTAGCTCCCCGCTAGCGTTTGAATCCTaatgagagcagctccagcaggacatGGAGCATCTGCCCAGAGTTTGTtgagctgctggctgccctggcttcctcccagcctgcagcccgTGCTGGGTCCTGGCTGCGCgctctgggatggggctggtgCTGGGGAGCGTCGGCGGCGGCGCGTGGATGAACCAACTGCTCACGGTTAATTCATTCCAGCAGCattcctgtgctgggctggctgaggccGTGTCAGCATTTCTTTTATAAACTGCTGCTTCCCAGGATGGGCTGCTTGTTTCTGGGATGGGGAATTTACTGATTACAAGAGCCTAAAATTAGGGTTTTGTTCTCTGGCAGATAGTTCAAATTCGGATTGAAAGCAAAATCATGTTGGCAGTAGCTATCAACCTGTTAAAGATTGTTAACAGAGATTGCATTAGCTTAACTCTTGTGTTTTATCTGATGCCTGGTTTTGCGTACAGTGTCTAGTGATTCACTCTTCTTCCTGAGACCTGTGAGGAGAGCAGTGGAATTAGACACACCATTATCTCCAATAACaatatcttttttctttctggctCTTGAAATAAGTGGGAATATCTGTGCCTGTGTGTtgtaaaatgaaaggaaaagttAGACTTGTAGTTGTTATTTTTTATTGATTACTCTTTAGTCATCCTAAATCTGTATTTTCACATGCAGTATTCCTCTGGCTTTCCTGCTTCATTTTGAGTGCCAAGGACTTCTTGTTGCATTTGAGGGTATGTGTTGCACAGGGAAGGTGGGTAAAGGTCTGACATGATTAAGCAGACTAATCATGTGGTATGTGAGAAGAAAAAATAGATTGCTTCTATAccgcttgggtttttttccccagagctgTGATAAAACACAGGCACTGACCTGGAGTGTTTCCAGGCTTTTTTCAGGACTTGCAATGTGTTTTAAAACAACAGGTGTGCACCAGGTGAATTGTACAGGTAGAAAAACCcaaggctgtgcagggctgtaGGAGCTCAGTCTTACAGCATGCTGGGTTCTCTGCCATAGCACAGCTCTGCAAAGTGCTCTGGAAAAGCCTCTGAACTCTGCCACAAATTCCACTGTTCACCCACACTAAGATGCTAATGATGAACACTTGCAAAGCAGAACTTTGTATCTTTAAACTGAACCATACTGGATTTGTTAAACTGAGCATAGAGCCAGAGGaatagaaacagaaaatacattATATTTAGGTATTTCAGCCACCTCAGTGTCTTTTCTGCATGTCACCGTCTCATTTTCCATGATTTTAAACACTGTACTTGGTGGTTTCATGTTTTGGAGGATAGAGGATATAAGTTTGTTTTGCATGCCAAGCTTTCTGTCTTTGCTTTTTATGGCAAATGAATTACTGCTCTTCAGTAATTTAGTTAATATTGCTGTAGTGTTTTTTATCTAGTGCATTCTACATCAGATATATTGGATCTTTGTGGAATCACTTTAGGAACTGCAGCTGAGGTAAAAAGCTGAGAAAGATatgaatggggaaaaaaaccttttcctctCTGGTTTGCATACCTGTTCTCATGCTTATTCTCTTTTCTGCCCTGGAAACCCAGAACTTATTTTTGTGTTGCATTTCCCTGTAAATTCTGTGCTAAGGATGCTACATCTGCTGTTGACTCTCAGGTTGAAGAAGTTCATCCctgaaatactgattttttcccctcaccctCTGTCTTTTTGTGTGGCCATGGCTGTTGTAAGCACCAGAAATTATTGTGGGTATTCCTTGGAACTGCAGTGAGCCCAGCTATAGTTACAAGTGCTGTGCTTCACTTGTTGCACGTGTCCCAGGGTGGTGTTCAAGCCCCAGCCTCTTCCAGTGATGGAAAATTGaaggttttctgcttttcctttttgctgTATGCTGTTTGCTTTAAGCTCTTTTAAATTCATTCTGGCAGAACTTTGAAGGAAAACTTTGATCACAAATCAAAGTCAGGTGTCAAATATttgggaaagggagggaaagtAAAAGATAAATGTTTTATAAGTGTGTGTAACTAATCTGAACTTTTGATAGGCTTGCTTTCCTGTTGTTTAAGATTTTAATCATGGTGAATGGGGTCTCTGCTCTTCCTCTGCACATTATCTAGAGTAGAGTGTGAGGTGTAACAGCAGTGAAGGGGAATTTCACAGAGAACCAGAATTTTAAGTAAAATTGAAAGCAGTGACCCAAGAGCCAGCCATGCTGACTTTCTCATTTTGCAACTTCTCCAATAGTTTGTTGTGTGAGGAGAGGCCAGAACACCCATTTAATTACACAGATGAGCAAGGAAAGAGGTTGGTAGAAGTTTGCCTCTCTGTTCATGTTTTACCCAGACACTCTGTCTCCTGTGGAGCTTAAAGACACCTTCAGGCAAACCCTGCTGAATTGTGGTGT includes the following:
- the ZBTB26 gene encoding zinc finger and BTB domain-containing protein 26 isoform X1 codes for the protein MRFRVAVLGCGGACRSRRAGGARAAAPERGAERPAAPAAPAGRARRAARPGRGRGGARGRPGGAAGGRARPGAGAAAHGGSPPLSRSVAGGRSGRGCQRGDAARRYRCAKMSERSDILHFKFDNYGDSMLQKMNKLREENKFCDVVVHIDDVEVHGHKIVFAAGSPFLRDQFLLNDSRDVKISILQSSEVGRQLLLSCYSGTLEFPEMELVNYLTAASFLQMSHIVERCTQALWKFIKPKQPLESKECEQQSDSSELKEQQGDDDSLQQDSPCIQPSEDSMDMEDSDIQIIKVESIGEVSEVRNKKDQNQFISSEQTALHSSEPQHFLINSTVENRASEIEQNHLHNYALSYAGSDNIILASKDMFGPNNRGIDKGLQWHHQCPKCTRVFRHLENYANHLKMHKLFMCLLCGKTFTQKGNLHRHMRVHAGIKPFQCKICGKTFSQKCSLQDHLNLHSGDKPHKCNYCDMVFAHKPVLRKHLKQLHGKNSFDNANERNVQDITVDFDSFTCSAATDSKVCQQADASQVLDAGKLPQAVLGLRNDSTCVN
- the ZBTB26 gene encoding zinc finger and BTB domain-containing protein 26 isoform X2, with protein sequence MSERSDILHFKFDNYGDSMLQKMNKLREENKFCDVVVHIDDVEVHGHKIVFAAGSPFLRDQFLLNDSRDVKISILQSSEVGRQLLLSCYSGTLEFPEMELVNYLTAASFLQMSHIVERCTQALWKFIKPKQPLESKECEQQSDSSELKEQQGDDDSLQQDSPCIQPSEDSMDMEDSDIQIIKVESIGEVSEVRNKKDQNQFISSEQTALHSSEPQHFLINSTVENRASEIEQNHLHNYALSYAGSDNIILASKDMFGPNNRGIDKGLQWHHQCPKCTRVFRHLENYANHLKMHKLFMCLLCGKTFTQKGNLHRHMRVHAGIKPFQCKICGKTFSQKCSLQDHLNLHSGDKPHKCNYCDMVFAHKPVLRKHLKQLHGKNSFDNANERNVQDITVDFDSFTCSAATDSKVCQQADASQVLDAGKLPQAVLGLRNDSTCVN